A genomic stretch from Flavobacterium humidisoli includes:
- a CDS encoding murein L,D-transpeptidase catalytic domain-containing protein, with amino-acid sequence MRVFLLALLFSLSSFTSVSMWDEDEILNEVEFARLNEHVNEIKSFTASNHKYSNKIAFLVDMKIKSGRNRFFVYDLENNQILDQGLVAHGKGSETGIKGDILQFSNSPESNCTSLGRYSVEKPYKGVFGKAFRLAGLDETNNNAMKRAIVLHSYKEVPSDEKEYYIINSHGCPMVNQEFLNRLSKYIESSNSKILLSVYY; translated from the coding sequence ATGAGAGTATTTTTATTGGCACTGCTATTTTCCTTAAGTTCGTTTACCTCAGTAAGTATGTGGGACGAAGATGAAATTTTAAACGAAGTCGAATTTGCAAGGCTCAATGAGCATGTAAATGAGATCAAGTCTTTTACAGCGTCAAATCACAAGTATAGCAATAAAATTGCTTTTCTTGTTGATATGAAAATCAAATCAGGAAGAAATCGTTTTTTTGTTTACGATCTCGAAAACAATCAAATTCTTGACCAAGGCTTAGTAGCCCATGGAAAAGGTTCTGAAACCGGAATAAAAGGAGATATTTTACAATTTAGTAATTCTCCAGAATCTAACTGCACTTCACTAGGAAGATATTCAGTAGAAAAACCATATAAAGGTGTATTTGGTAAAGCTTTTAGACTTGCTGGATTAGATGAAACCAATAATAATGCTATGAAGCGTGCAATTGTATTGCATTCTTACAAAGAAGTTCCATCTGATGAAAAAGAATACTATATCATCAATAGCCACGGCTGTCCAATGGTTAATCAAGAATTTTTAAATAGACTTTCAAAATATATAGAAAGTTCAAATTCTAAAATATTATTATCTGTTTATTATTAA
- a CDS encoding S28 family serine protease: MNRKTFITALLFFCLNCFAAAAQELKEAPSNLQQRLNELFPKAIITRIENLENYTETYQLVLEEPLDHKHPEKGTFQHYIYLSHLGFDRPTVIETHGYNTENIKSEVSSLLQANQVAVEYRFYGKSRPNPIQWQYLANDQAIEDYHDIVTKLKKIYSRKWISTGISKGGETALIYKSKYPNDVDVAMPYVAPLINTCEDPRTIQHTRTVGTLECRDKITTFQRAVLKNREVVLAVFQEYATEKKMQFTEVPLEEALEYAVLEFPFSFWQWGGKCEEIPSVNASAKDLFDYLNKIVGVRTYNDKMFFAYLPSYYQHLSELGYYGFDFEPVADLLTIVKSSSNARFAPKDVVIKYNPKYIKKVRKYVENRGDRILYIYGGYDTWFSCSPTPQPGVDALKMVLPQGSHSTRVKDFTENDQDLIMDTLMKWLN; the protein is encoded by the coding sequence ATGAATCGAAAAACTTTTATCACAGCATTGCTCTTTTTTTGTTTGAATTGCTTTGCAGCAGCTGCACAAGAACTCAAAGAAGCGCCCTCAAATCTGCAACAAAGGCTGAATGAATTATTTCCTAAAGCTATCATAACTCGAATTGAAAATTTAGAGAACTATACCGAAACTTATCAGCTTGTTTTAGAAGAACCTTTAGATCACAAACATCCAGAAAAAGGCACATTTCAGCATTATATTTATCTTTCTCATCTTGGTTTTGATAGGCCAACTGTAATAGAAACGCATGGCTATAATACTGAAAACATAAAAAGCGAAGTAAGCAGTTTGTTGCAAGCCAATCAAGTTGCGGTTGAGTATCGTTTTTACGGAAAATCAAGACCTAATCCGATTCAATGGCAATATTTAGCTAACGATCAGGCAATTGAAGATTACCATGATATTGTAACTAAATTAAAAAAGATATATTCTAGGAAATGGATTTCGACCGGAATAAGTAAAGGCGGAGAAACAGCCCTGATTTATAAATCTAAATATCCAAATGATGTAGATGTTGCAATGCCTTATGTCGCGCCCTTAATTAATACTTGCGAAGATCCAAGAACAATACAGCATACGAGAACAGTTGGAACATTAGAATGCAGAGACAAGATAACGACATTTCAGAGAGCTGTTTTAAAAAATAGAGAAGTGGTTTTAGCAGTTTTTCAAGAATATGCTACAGAGAAAAAAATGCAATTTACGGAAGTTCCTTTGGAAGAAGCTTTAGAATATGCCGTTTTAGAATTTCCGTTTTCATTTTGGCAGTGGGGAGGAAAGTGCGAAGAAATTCCATCAGTAAATGCCTCTGCAAAAGATCTATTTGATTACTTGAATAAGATTGTGGGGGTAAGAACTTATAATGATAAAATGTTTTTTGCCTATTTGCCTTCTTACTATCAGCATTTAAGCGAGTTAGGTTATTACGGATTTGATTTTGAGCCTGTTGCTGATTTGCTTACAATAGTAAAAAGCAGTTCTAATGCCCGATTTGCGCCTAAAGATGTTGTCATTAAATACAATCCGAAATACATAAAAAAAGTACGTAAATATGTTGAAAATAGAGGAGATCGTATTTTATATATCTACGGAGGTTATGATACTTGGTTTTCTTGTTCGCCAACTCCTCAACCTGGAGTTGATGCTCTTAAAATGGTACTTCCACAGGGAAGCCACTCTACAAGAGTAAAGGATTTTACCGAAAACGATCAAGATTTGATTATGGATACTTTGATGAAATGGTTGAATTAA
- a CDS encoding M24 family metallopeptidase: MTIGVGGSTIDIELGKIQNMTLDVVPIALSEYKQRVKKAAVLMKEHNCKALYVNAGTNLYYFTGTKWNASERMVGAIIFEDETIEYIVPKFEEGTFKTFMKVEGNLNFWEEHESPYELFGNILKSKNIIDGHIALDESASFFLIDGVSKANSNFSFVNAQPITAGCRMHKSANEIAIIQKAKNITMTVQKAAASILYPGIEVSTVVDFIHKAHIKAGIASGSYFCIVLFGEDSQYPHGVTAPQNLVDNDVVLIDTGCRLEGYLSDITRTYVYGTPNEEHRKIWNLEKATQKAAFDAAQIGATCGSVDDAARKVLTQAGLSGDYEIPGLPHRVGHGTGLDIHEYPYLVRGNQTVLKEGMVVSNEPMICMPGQFGIRHEDHFYMTADGPKWFTEPMQSIDNPFGL, from the coding sequence ATGACAATTGGAGTTGGCGGATCAACTATAGATATCGAATTAGGGAAAATACAAAATATGACACTTGATGTCGTACCCATTGCTTTATCGGAGTACAAACAGCGTGTAAAAAAAGCTGCTGTTTTAATGAAAGAACATAATTGCAAAGCATTGTATGTGAATGCTGGAACTAATCTGTATTATTTTACGGGAACAAAATGGAATGCTTCTGAACGTATGGTTGGCGCAATAATTTTTGAAGATGAAACTATTGAATATATTGTTCCGAAATTTGAAGAAGGCACTTTCAAAACTTTTATGAAAGTGGAAGGAAATCTAAACTTCTGGGAAGAACATGAAAGTCCGTACGAGTTGTTTGGAAATATCCTAAAAAGTAAAAACATCATTGATGGCCATATTGCGCTAGACGAATCAGCTTCTTTTTTTCTAATAGATGGAGTTTCAAAAGCAAATTCGAACTTTAGTTTTGTAAATGCACAGCCCATAACAGCAGGTTGCAGAATGCATAAATCGGCTAATGAAATTGCTATTATTCAAAAAGCAAAAAACATTACAATGACCGTTCAAAAAGCAGCGGCGAGTATTTTATATCCAGGAATTGAAGTAAGCACTGTTGTAGATTTTATACACAAAGCACATATTAAGGCTGGCATTGCATCTGGCTCTTATTTCTGTATTGTCCTATTTGGAGAAGATTCGCAATATCCGCATGGTGTTACTGCTCCTCAAAATTTAGTGGACAATGATGTTGTATTGATTGATACTGGATGTCGATTAGAAGGTTATTTGTCTGACATTACTAGAACTTATGTTTATGGAACTCCAAATGAGGAACACAGAAAAATCTGGAACCTAGAAAAAGCAACTCAAAAAGCAGCCTTTGATGCGGCACAAATTGGAGCTACATGTGGTTCTGTAGATGATGCCGCGCGAAAAGTATTAACACAAGCGGGATTAAGCGGTGATTATGAAATTCCGGGGTTACCACATCGCGTTGGACATGGAACGGGATTAGATATTCATGAATATCCTTATTTGGTAAGAGGCAATCAAACCGTTTTAAAAGAAGGAATGGTGGTTAGTAACGAACCTATGATTTGTATGCCTGGACAATTTGGCATTCGTCATGAAGATCATTTTTATATGACTGCTGATGGTCCTAAATGGTTTACCGAACCAATGCAGAGCATTGATAACCCTTTTGGTTTATAG
- a CDS encoding M43 family zinc metalloprotease, whose protein sequence is MKLKLLICFLIFSGLKVRAQVLPCRTSEENAKVYRNNPNALQEKKNFDVFSKNFAAQRKSKTSKTTITTYTIPVVFHVYGDVQGGKTVTYEKIVNHLAQLNDDFNGRNADYQTVESFFQPRRGTMNIEFKLAKKDPNGGCTTGVIFHPTKNGFGNGGGYDDQIAADAWDNTKYMNVYIQNDLYNDGATNNSGVAWYPSSDMTANNTARVVFNGAYLYDNSYSKEFSATLTHEFGHFLNLIHTFEGGCAGTDEVADTPAEDGNHTLGCTPGTNCSGDKVNFENYMGYNGAQGCYKMYTQGQIDRMLAALEHPARKSLWQPQNLIDTGVNSTGSALVASAVTFKEAIINDGSFDTSSIIKLNGGKTFAVSSGTLVAGTHFTHTFPAGITPVLTVNSNNQITVTLAGKATNHALSNNASGGINFLPAAFTGGTADLSCTSLFFNFKFSDPYGIFFVDMPDVTVSSALTWKYFEIAKGDDPAFGGWRYAANALKMETYAKRLVCEPGTRNISLLNSNTAIGPTSNMTAPSAYPNQLDLRTSSYTVWDGKTAYVGFDYLIDGLTCYGWFKVKVNADGDGYTILEYAYNTKPNTPIYTGMSDKTATVLSVDTLYEAEINDGSITTNTAISLATNNGTFTKSSGTFTAGTDYTITGVPTGLTAILTLESNKKTVVTFTGKATAHNVADDATVVITFKDAAITGGVGTLDMASKTINLKFDSPYGVVYVNNPDYTANAASTWQYFDLGIGDNTEYGAWQYAGAALKMETYGKRLVAASGTRNISFLSQGTSIGASSNFATPGNYPNQLDLRTSTYTAWDNRTGYIGFEYTSRGRTCYGWMQVKVEAGGVGYTVLDFAYNTKPNEPILAGAQTTNPATLPTPINISNAGVYSSGFYASWATFPEATSYEVQLNSPSGWVTAGTSTTYYLWIPKQGTKTVYEFRVRAKNGTTSSDWSIPHTIDLQSGSLGLSASDNAKSFTMYPNPAKDVVNFNFENLDTNKVRISIYNSVGMLVDTLHHTTVYSLKYLNKGIYIVVATDGNFIEKKKLLVE, encoded by the coding sequence ATGAAATTAAAATTACTAATCTGCTTTCTGATTTTCAGTGGATTGAAAGTTAGAGCTCAAGTTTTGCCCTGTAGAACAAGCGAAGAAAATGCTAAAGTGTATCGGAATAATCCAAATGCATTACAAGAGAAAAAGAACTTTGATGTTTTTAGTAAAAATTTTGCAGCACAACGCAAATCTAAAACTTCAAAAACAACAATTACAACCTACACAATTCCAGTAGTATTTCATGTTTATGGAGATGTACAGGGAGGAAAAACGGTTACTTACGAAAAAATTGTAAACCATCTCGCGCAGCTCAATGATGATTTTAATGGACGTAATGCAGACTATCAAACTGTTGAATCCTTTTTTCAGCCTCGACGCGGAACGATGAATATTGAATTTAAGTTGGCTAAAAAAGATCCAAATGGTGGTTGTACAACCGGAGTTATATTCCATCCAACCAAAAACGGATTTGGAAATGGTGGCGGATATGACGATCAAATTGCTGCCGATGCTTGGGATAATACCAAGTATATGAATGTTTATATTCAGAATGATTTGTACAACGACGGAGCTACCAATAATTCTGGAGTTGCTTGGTATCCAAGTTCAGATATGACGGCAAATAATACTGCTCGTGTCGTTTTTAATGGAGCTTATTTATATGATAACTCGTATAGTAAAGAATTCTCTGCGACCTTAACGCACGAATTTGGTCACTTCCTTAACCTGATTCATACTTTTGAAGGAGGATGTGCTGGAACAGACGAAGTTGCAGATACTCCGGCAGAAGATGGAAATCACACTTTAGGATGCACACCAGGAACAAATTGTAGTGGAGATAAGGTAAATTTTGAGAACTACATGGGCTATAATGGCGCGCAAGGCTGTTATAAAATGTACACACAGGGTCAGATTGATAGAATGTTGGCAGCCTTAGAGCATCCAGCTCGAAAATCTTTATGGCAGCCGCAAAATCTAATTGATACTGGTGTTAATTCTACAGGAAGTGCTCTGGTTGCTTCAGCAGTAACATTCAAAGAAGCGATTATAAACGATGGTTCTTTTGATACTTCTTCCATCATAAAATTAAACGGAGGCAAAACATTTGCTGTATCTTCTGGAACTTTAGTGGCAGGAACCCATTTCACGCATACTTTTCCAGCTGGAATTACGCCAGTACTTACTGTAAACTCCAACAATCAAATCACAGTTACTTTAGCTGGAAAAGCAACGAATCATGCCTTAAGTAATAATGCGTCAGGTGGAATTAATTTTTTACCCGCAGCTTTTACAGGAGGAACAGCCGATTTGTCTTGTACTTCTTTATTTTTCAATTTTAAATTTTCAGACCCATACGGAATCTTTTTTGTAGATATGCCTGATGTGACGGTTTCGTCAGCATTAACGTGGAAATACTTTGAAATTGCTAAAGGAGATGATCCTGCTTTCGGAGGTTGGCGTTATGCTGCAAATGCTTTAAAAATGGAAACTTACGCAAAAAGACTGGTTTGTGAGCCAGGCACTAGAAATATTTCACTGTTAAATTCAAACACAGCCATTGGGCCAACTAGCAACATGACCGCTCCCAGCGCATATCCAAATCAGCTTGATTTGCGAACGTCCAGTTACACAGTATGGGATGGAAAAACAGCTTATGTAGGATTTGATTATTTAATTGACGGTCTTACCTGTTATGGATGGTTTAAAGTAAAAGTGAATGCAGATGGCGATGGTTATACTATTTTGGAATATGCTTATAATACCAAACCAAATACTCCAATTTATACAGGAATGAGCGATAAAACAGCTACCGTTTTATCTGTCGATACTTTATATGAAGCCGAAATAAATGATGGAAGTATTACAACAAATACGGCAATTTCATTAGCTACCAATAATGGAACTTTTACAAAAAGCAGCGGAACTTTTACAGCAGGAACAGATTATACAATTACAGGAGTTCCAACTGGTTTAACCGCGATTTTGACACTAGAGAGTAATAAAAAAACGGTTGTTACTTTTACAGGAAAAGCCACCGCGCATAATGTGGCAGATGATGCTACTGTTGTCATTACTTTTAAAGATGCAGCCATTACAGGAGGTGTTGGCACTCTGGATATGGCTTCGAAAACCATTAATTTGAAGTTCGATTCGCCTTATGGAGTCGTTTATGTAAATAATCCCGATTATACAGCCAATGCAGCATCGACTTGGCAATATTTCGACTTGGGTATTGGAGACAATACAGAGTATGGTGCGTGGCAATATGCAGGGGCAGCTTTAAAAATGGAAACGTATGGAAAAAGACTAGTGGCCGCATCTGGAACCAGAAATATATCCTTTTTATCACAAGGCACTTCTATTGGAGCCTCCAGTAATTTTGCTACTCCAGGAAACTATCCTAATCAATTAGATTTACGAACTTCTACGTACACAGCATGGGATAATAGAACAGGATACATTGGTTTTGAATATACTAGTAGAGGACGTACTTGTTACGGATGGATGCAGGTAAAAGTAGAAGCGGGTGGAGTGGGTTATACCGTTTTGGATTTTGCTTACAATACCAAACCCAATGAGCCAATTCTAGCAGGGGCACAAACAACAAATCCAGCGACTTTGCCAACACCAATAAATATTTCAAATGCAGGAGTTTACTCGTCTGGATTTTATGCTTCGTGGGCAACATTTCCTGAGGCAACCTCTTATGAGGTCCAATTGAATTCTCCATCTGGATGGGTAACTGCTGGAACTTCTACCACTTATTATTTATGGATTCCGAAGCAAGGAACTAAAACCGTATATGAATTTAGAGTTAGAGCAAAAAACGGAACGACTTCTAGCGATTGGAGCATCCCTCATACAATAGATTTACAATCTGGAAGTTTAGGTTTGTCAGCATCTGATAATGCAAAATCTTTTACCATGTATCCAAATCCCGCTAAAGATGTTGTGAATTTTAATTTTGAAAATTTAGATACAAACAAAGTTAGAATATCAATCTACAACAGTGTGGGTATGTTGGTAGATACGCTACATCATACAACTGTATATTCTCTTAAATATTTAAACAAAGGAATTTACATTGTGGTAGCAACGGATGGAAATTTTATAGAGAAGAAAAAATTATTGGTTGAATAA
- a CDS encoding S9 family peptidase, whose amino-acid sequence MKKCLLFLLLVCTSVFAQQDIDINNLNWLPNSHSFWVNKDDSVVVYDVDKLDKQITILSKSQLTAAGFTGEIEKLVWNDSKTKVLVYTNSKKVWRENTKGDYWFFDLTTGKGKQLGKNLDASSLMFAKFSSDNENVAYVSKHNIYVENVNTGKITPLTTDGTDKIINGTFDWVYEEELAARDGFRWSPDGKSIAFWRVDATSTKFHFMINNTDSLYPVIVPVEYPKAGEKPSSVKIGIVNIDSVQTNWLNIPGEPDNNYLVRMKWISNESVMVIQLNRNQNQVTMYDCNTKSGSARVIYKEESASWIDVFDISAGEYDTFPCQFVDNGKAFLWSSDADGWMHIYKISLDGKSKELVTKTNFDAYFKAYNEKTKTIYFIASPTDATQRYLYETNLSSKKTKRVTPDVFEGTNTYVFSTDASYAKHTNSNIKRNHNTRLVALSGHKKIFPKEADVFASPKLNFSLEKFKVKTSDGIDIDGIMAKPLDFDPSKKYPVFFYVYGEPMASVANDEPYFDYFIARLIPKGYIGIAMDNRGTPVMKGTEWRKSIYKNIGIINTRDQAMAAKEVLKWNFIDSDRVAIHGWSGGGAVTLNLMFQYPDIYKTGIAIAAVTDQHFYDNIYTERYMGLPEENEANYRKASPVTHAKNLKGNLLYIHGTGDDNVHYKNAEVLINELVKYDKMFDLMIYPNRSHDISEGEGTVKHLTDTFIRYIEKNCPPGAK is encoded by the coding sequence ATGAAAAAGTGTCTATTGTTTCTTCTGCTTGTATGTACATCTGTTTTCGCACAGCAGGATATTGATATTAACAATCTAAATTGGCTGCCAAATTCTCATTCGTTTTGGGTAAACAAAGACGATAGCGTAGTGGTTTATGATGTTGATAAACTAGATAAGCAAATCACAATTTTGTCTAAATCGCAATTAACAGCGGCAGGATTTACAGGAGAAATCGAAAAGTTAGTTTGGAATGACTCAAAAACAAAAGTTTTGGTCTATACGAATTCAAAAAAAGTATGGAGAGAAAACACCAAAGGCGATTATTGGTTTTTTGATTTGACTACAGGAAAAGGAAAACAATTAGGTAAAAACCTTGATGCATCTTCATTAATGTTTGCTAAATTTTCAAGCGATAATGAGAATGTTGCCTATGTTTCCAAGCATAATATTTACGTCGAAAATGTAAATACAGGAAAAATTACTCCTTTAACAACAGACGGTACAGATAAAATCATCAACGGAACTTTTGATTGGGTTTATGAAGAAGAGTTGGCTGCCCGTGACGGATTCAGATGGAGCCCAGACGGAAAAAGTATTGCTTTTTGGAGAGTAGATGCAACTTCTACCAAATTTCATTTCATGATCAATAATACCGATTCGCTTTATCCCGTTATTGTTCCTGTTGAATATCCAAAGGCAGGAGAGAAACCATCTTCGGTAAAAATCGGAATTGTAAATATTGATTCAGTACAAACCAATTGGCTAAACATTCCAGGAGAACCTGATAATAATTATTTAGTTCGTATGAAATGGATTAGCAATGAGTCTGTTATGGTTATTCAGTTAAACCGAAATCAGAACCAAGTTACCATGTATGATTGCAATACAAAATCGGGATCTGCGAGAGTTATTTACAAAGAAGAGTCTGCTTCGTGGATCGATGTTTTTGATATTTCTGCGGGAGAATACGATACTTTTCCGTGCCAGTTTGTAGACAATGGAAAAGCTTTTTTATGGAGTTCTGATGCAGACGGATGGATGCATATTTATAAAATAAGCCTTGACGGAAAATCAAAAGAATTGGTGACTAAAACTAATTTTGATGCTTATTTTAAAGCTTACAATGAAAAGACAAAAACAATATATTTTATTGCAAGTCCTACAGATGCTACACAGCGCTATTTATATGAAACAAATTTGAGTTCAAAGAAAACAAAAAGAGTAACTCCTGATGTTTTTGAAGGTACAAATACTTACGTTTTTTCGACAGATGCATCCTATGCAAAACATACTAACTCAAACATCAAGAGAAATCACAATACAAGATTAGTGGCGCTTTCAGGACATAAAAAAATATTTCCGAAAGAAGCAGATGTTTTTGCCAGTCCTAAACTTAATTTTTCGTTAGAAAAATTTAAAGTAAAAACAAGCGATGGTATCGATATTGACGGAATTATGGCAAAACCACTAGATTTTGATCCTTCAAAAAAATACCCTGTGTTCTTTTATGTATATGGAGAACCGATGGCTTCAGTAGCAAACGATGAGCCTTATTTTGATTATTTTATTGCGAGATTAATTCCAAAAGGATACATCGGAATTGCGATGGATAATAGAGGGACTCCTGTAATGAAAGGAACAGAATGGAGAAAATCTATTTATAAAAATATCGGAATCATCAATACTCGCGATCAGGCAATGGCTGCCAAGGAAGTTTTAAAATGGAATTTTATTGATTCTGATCGTGTAGCAATTCACGGATGGAGTGGCGGTGGTGCTGTAACTTTAAATTTAATGTTTCAGTATCCAGATATATACAAAACCGGAATCGCGATTGCAGCAGTAACAGACCAACATTTTTATGACAACATTTACACAGAACGTTACATGGGATTGCCAGAAGAAAATGAAGCGAATTACAGAAAAGCTTCGCCTGTTACTCATGCAAAAAATCTAAAAGGAAATTTATTGTATATTCATGGAACAGGTGACGATAACGTGCATTATAAAAATGCTGAGGTTTTAATTAATGAATTAGTTAAATATGATAAAATGTTCGATCTAATGATTTACCCAAATCGTTCCCATGATATTTCTGAAGGGGAAGGAACAGTGAAACATTTAACCGATACTTTTATTCGATACATAGAAAAAAATTGTCCGCCAGGAGCAAAATAG
- a CDS encoding aminopeptidase P family protein — translation MRYNAIPVSLFVENRNRFTEKMKPNSLAILTSNDVMPNNADDVMGFSQNNDLFYLSGIDQDETILVLYPDAFKEENRAILFAKEANEHTLIWDGNFLTKEQAMAISGIQNIKWIHEFEKTLQLFAFEADIFYLGHNEHIKRVTSEMETRQDRMIKWCKEKYPLHQYERVSKITRELRPIKSNEEIDLIKKATALSVEGFHRVLGAIRPNIKEYELEAELLYATVKNGGTRQAFKSIIASGKNACSLHYNSNDDVCKENEMVLLDFGSCYGNYNSDTTRCIPVNGTFSARQKEVYESVLHCLKEGSKLLKPGVLSKDYELQMAKLIETELVKLGLITEDEIKAQNPEKPAYRKYFMHGTAHHLGLDVHDVGLYSRPFEKGMVLTCEPGIYIREEGIGCRLENDYLITENGNINLSEALPIEIAEIENLIKNKK, via the coding sequence ATGAGATACAATGCAATTCCGGTTTCTTTGTTTGTAGAAAACAGAAATAGATTTACCGAAAAAATGAAGCCGAATAGTTTGGCTATTCTAACTTCAAACGACGTAATGCCAAATAACGCAGATGATGTTATGGGCTTTTCACAAAATAATGATTTGTTTTATTTGTCTGGAATTGATCAGGATGAAACCATTTTGGTGCTTTATCCAGATGCTTTTAAAGAAGAAAACAGGGCTATTCTTTTTGCAAAAGAAGCAAATGAACATACGCTAATTTGGGATGGTAATTTTTTAACCAAAGAACAAGCTATGGCTATTTCCGGAATACAGAATATCAAATGGATTCATGAATTTGAAAAGACTTTACAGCTTTTTGCTTTTGAGGCCGATATTTTTTATTTAGGTCACAACGAGCATATCAAAAGGGTAACTTCTGAAATGGAAACCAGACAAGATCGTATGATAAAATGGTGTAAGGAAAAATATCCATTGCATCAATACGAGCGTGTGTCAAAAATAACGCGCGAATTACGTCCAATTAAATCAAACGAAGAAATTGATTTAATTAAAAAAGCAACGGCATTAAGCGTTGAAGGTTTTCATAGAGTTTTAGGTGCAATCCGCCCCAATATAAAAGAATATGAATTGGAAGCGGAATTGTTGTACGCTACCGTTAAAAATGGCGGAACAAGACAAGCATTTAAATCCATTATAGCATCTGGTAAAAATGCCTGCTCACTTCACTATAATTCCAATGATGATGTTTGTAAAGAAAACGAGATGGTGCTGCTTGATTTTGGAAGCTGTTATGGCAATTATAATTCAGATACAACAAGATGCATTCCGGTTAACGGAACTTTTAGTGCGAGACAAAAAGAGGTGTACGAATCGGTTTTGCATTGTTTGAAAGAAGGTTCAAAATTATTGAAGCCAGGAGTTTTGTCTAAAGACTACGAACTTCAAATGGCAAAATTAATTGAAACCGAATTGGTAAAGTTAGGTTTGATTACAGAAGACGAGATTAAAGCTCAGAACCCAGAGAAACCTGCTTACAGGAAATATTTTATGCATGGAACGGCACATCATTTAGGTTTGGATGTTCATGATGTGGGATTGTATTCTAGACCTTTTGAAAAAGGAATGGTGCTAACTTGCGAACCTGGAATTTATATTAGAGAAGAAGGAATAGGCTGTCGTTTAGAAAATGATTATCTGATAACAGAAAATGGAAACATTAATTTGAGTGAAGCCCTGCCGATTGAAATTGCAGAAATTGAAAATTTAATTAAAAATAAAAAATAA
- a CDS encoding NAD(P)/FAD-dependent oxidoreductase has protein sequence MKKVAVIGGGIIGLCSAYYLAKEGYEVSVFDESDRNNGCSYGNAGMIVPSHIIPLAQPGMIAQGIKWMFDSRSPFYVKPRLSRDLINWGMQFYKHANLSHVEKAMPALRDLSLLSKELYQDFAKENNSFFYEEKGLLMLYKSDKVAEEMHHEGKEAERLGLEVDYLSKAEVALLEKGTHTNVIGGVHYKSDAHLYPQKFMAFIKEELERLKVEIYSQTSVKDFLLEGNKIEKIVTDKGLFKADEVVLASGSWSPFLAKKLNISISILSGKGYSFTLKDKSQKPSIPSILCEGKVAVTPMANDIRFGGTMEITHTKDTKINANRLQGIINSINDFYPDMKVEMPKTEDTWFGFRPCTPTGMPIIARDKKIVNLTLATGHAMMGLSLAPATGKIVTEIISGKPASVAIDRFQI, from the coding sequence ATGAAAAAAGTTGCTGTTATTGGCGGTGGAATTATTGGCTTATGTTCTGCCTATTATCTTGCAAAGGAAGGTTACGAGGTGAGTGTGTTTGATGAATCTGATAGGAACAATGGCTGTTCGTACGGAAACGCAGGCATGATTGTGCCTTCACATATAATCCCTCTTGCACAGCCAGGCATGATTGCACAAGGAATAAAATGGATGTTTGACAGCCGTAGTCCGTTTTATGTAAAGCCGCGTTTAAGCAGAGATTTAATAAACTGGGGAATGCAGTTTTATAAACATGCCAATTTGAGTCATGTTGAAAAAGCAATGCCTGCTTTACGAGATCTTTCTTTGTTAAGTAAAGAATTGTATCAGGATTTTGCCAAAGAGAATAATTCTTTTTTTTATGAAGAAAAAGGACTTTTGATGCTTTATAAAAGTGATAAAGTGGCAGAAGAAATGCATCATGAAGGTAAAGAAGCAGAACGTTTGGGACTTGAAGTAGATTATCTGTCAAAAGCAGAAGTAGCACTTTTAGAAAAAGGAACCCATACAAATGTTATTGGTGGAGTTCATTATAAAAGTGATGCACATTTGTATCCACAAAAATTTATGGCTTTCATTAAAGAAGAATTAGAGCGTTTAAAAGTCGAAATTTATTCGCAAACCAGCGTTAAAGATTTTCTTTTAGAAGGAAATAAAATAGAAAAAATTGTAACCGATAAAGGGCTTTTTAAAGCTGACGAAGTGGTTTTGGCATCTGGATCATGGAGTCCTTTTTTGGCTAAAAAACTAAATATTTCTATTTCTATTTTATCTGGAAAAGGCTACAGTTTTACTTTAAAAGATAAAAGTCAAAAACCTAGTATTCCGTCTATTTTATGTGAAGGAAAAGTAGCCGTAACTCCAATGGCTAATGATATAAGGTTTGGGGGAACTATGGAAATTACACATACAAAAGACACTAAAATAAACGCAAACAGGCTTCAAGGAATTATAAATAGCATTAATGATTTTTATCCTGATATGAAAGTGGAAATGCCTAAAACAGAAGATACGTGGTTTGGATTTCGACCATGCACACCAACCGGTATGCCGATTATTGCCAGAGATAAAAAAATCGTAAATTTGACCTTAGCAACAGGACATGCCATGATGGGATTAAGTCTGGCACCGGCGACAGGAAAAATCGTGACAGAGATTATTTCGGGTAAACCTGCTTCTGTGGCTATTGATCGATTCCAAATATAA